In Macadamia integrifolia cultivar HAES 741 chromosome 12, SCU_Mint_v3, whole genome shotgun sequence, the following are encoded in one genomic region:
- the LOC122058149 gene encoding probable aspartyl protease At4g16563, whose amino-acid sequence MLMTFFSSSQKTMASSLSRLLFFSFFSLISLLSSISSLAHDKSTTLTLSLTQFNKNPSADPWERLTHLASASLIRARHLKSPQSSVLSKTPLFPHSYGGYSISLSFGTPSQTVPFVMDTGSDLVWFPCTHRYICRNCSFANQNPSSIQTFIPKLSSSTRIVGCQNPKCSWLHSSDVQSRCSGCESNSRNCSQICPPYIITYGSGSTGGILLSETLDFPKRKVPDFIVGCSVFSTRQPSGIAGFGRGPSSIPSQLHLKKFSYCLLSHRLDDTSQSSSLILTDNSDSGNNKTGGVSYTPFVKNPVTGRPAFSVYYYLGLRQITVGGKKVKIPYNSLSLGSDGNGGTIIDSGSTFTFMEKRVFDLVAQEFETQVKSYKRALNMEALTGLRPCFDISAAKDVSLPELVFHFKGGAKMALPLANYYSIFGNTGIVCMTLVTDGIEGPEISGGPSIILGNYQQQNFYVEYDLEKQRLGFRQQSCGGE is encoded by the coding sequence ATGCTGATGACCTTCTTTTCGTCTTCGCAGAAAACCATGGCTTCTTCTCTGTCTaggctcctcttcttctctttcttctctttgatctctcttctttcctccatttcttCATTAGCTCATGACAAATCCACCACTTTAACACTATCTCTCACACAATTTAACAAGAACCCATCTGCAGATCCATGGGAGAGGCTCACCCATCTGGCTTCCGCCTCTTTAATCAGAGCCCGACACCTGAAAAGCCCTCAAAGCTCTGTTCTCTCTAAAACCCCTCTTTTCCCTCACAGCTATGGAGGATACTCCATTTCTCTCAGCTTCGGTACTCCATCTCAGACCGTCCCCTTTGTCATGGACACAGGTAGTGATCTGGTCTGGTTCCCCTGTACCCACCGCTATATCTGCAGGAACTGCTCTTTTGCAAATCAGAATCCTTCAAGCATCCAGACTTTTATCCCCAAATTGTCGTCTTCCACAAGGATTGTGGGCTGCCAAAATCCGAAATGCAGTTGGCTTCACAGCTCTGATGTCCAATCGAGATGCAGTGGTTGCGAATCCAATTCGAGAAATTGCTCACAGATCTGCCCTCCTTACATAATCACCTACGGTTCCGGATCAACTGGTGGTATTCTACTCTCTGAAACCCTCGATTTTCCAAAGAGAAAGGTACCTGATTTCATCGTCGGATGCTCTGTTTTCTCCACACGTCAACCCTCTGGAATAGCCGGATTCGGGAGAGGCCCATCGTCGATACCGTCGCAGCTCCACCTGAAGAAGTTCTCTTACTGTCTCCTCTCTCACCGCCTCGACGATACTAGCCAAAGCAGTTCACTCATCTTAACTGATAACTCAGATTCCGGCAACAATAAGACTGGCGGCGTCAGCTACACACCGTTCGTGAAGAACCCAGTCACTGGAAGACCTGCATTCTCAGTCTACTACTACCTTGGCCTGAGACAAATCACCGTCGGAGGGAAAAAGGTGAAGATTCCTTACAACTCTCTCTCACTGGGATCCGACGGTAATGGCGGAACGATTATAGATTCAGGGTCGACGTTCACGTTCATGGAGAAACGAGTGTTCGATTTGGTGGCTCAAGAATTTGAAACCCAAGTGAAGAGTTATAAGAGAGCTCTCAACATGGAAGCGCTCACTGGGTTGCGACCCTGTTTCGATATATCGGCGGCGAAGGATGTGTCGTTACCGGAACTGGTTTTCCACTTCAAGGGAGGAGCAAAGATGGCTTTGCCGTTGGCTAATTATTACTCCATTTTTGGAAATACTGGGATTGTGTGTATGACTCTGGTGACTGACGGTATCGAAGGACCCGAAATATCGGGTGGACCTTCGATTATTTTGGGCAACTATCAGCAGCAAAACTTTTATGTGGAGTACGACTTGGAGAAACAGAGATTAGGGTTTCGGCAGCAGAGTTGTGGCGGCGAGTGA